A DNA window from Anastrepha obliqua isolate idAnaObli1 chromosome 5, idAnaObli1_1.0, whole genome shotgun sequence contains the following coding sequences:
- the LOC129248020 gene encoding uncharacterized protein LOC129248020, giving the protein MANTHFKELLSPVEAAAWDSFEKVVTSFLGKHKSPNFELILNDLIKNYAEMGVNMSFKIHFLHSHLNFFPKNLSDESDEHGERFHQQMKMIESRYQGFWDVAMMGDYCWFLIRETDPYINKRQNKTHNFFNYKIRS; this is encoded by the exons atggccaatacccatttcaaagaactattgtcaccagtggaggcagcagcgtgggactcttttgaaaaggtcgttacttcttttttaggcaaacacaaaagtcctaacttcgagctgatactgaacgatttaatcaaaaactatgcggaaatgg gagtaaatatgtctttcaaaattcattttctgcactcccatttaaattttttcccgaaaAATCTTAGCGACGAAAGcgacgagcatggcgaaaggtttcaccagcaaatgaaaatgattgaaagtcggtatcaaggattctgggatgtcgctatgatgggtgactactgttggtttctcataagagaaaccgatccttatataaataagcgtcaaaacaagacacataactttttcaattataaaataagatcatag
- the LOC129248019 gene encoding WW domain-binding protein 4, with translation MADYWKSNDRKYCDFCKCWISDNKASIAFHESGKRHKMNVAKRITDISRNSEKAERERKKMDAEIRKMEEAAMRSYAQDIHIGGDFTARTINAVLDATTTTGTVTASTSTAAGRGKQVDPVRLPGNSDDEDEDGKRVRVQKVAPESVPNASLWVEGVSEEGYTYYWNVKTNESVWEAPKEGYLSYAEYQRINELAVKKQEMEQATEAKKFRENVNEDVARYNRERLKMFRKPETPQEIQQRREEKQAYKTQEEAAAQTIGEWQVVEQVPTPAPIDLELPKVDNYYVPPVVSEVPAEPPTKRFKEKTINSLDPTIAINLPTSFKKRKFAAKANQRQRLDVD, from the exons at GGCGGATTACTGGAAGTCGAACGATCGCAAGTACTGCGATTTCTGCAAATGCTGGATTAGCGACAATAAAGCG AGCATTGCCTTCCACGAGAGTGGGAAGCGCCACAAAATGAACGTCGCCAAGCGCATTACGGATATCAGCCGCAATAGCGAAAAGGCTGAGCGTGAGCGCAAGAAAATGGATGCTGAGATTcggaaaatggaagaagcgGCTATGCGCTCATACGCACAAGATATACACATAGGTGGAGACTTTACGGCGCGCACTATCAACGCTGTACTTGATGCTACCACAACAACCGGCACGGTGACTGCGTCAACATCAACAGCTGCCGGACGAGGAAAGCAGGTGGATCCAGTGCGTCTACCAGGAAACTCAGATGATGAGGACGAAGACGGCAAACGTGTTAGGGTGCAAAAAGTCGCACCGGAAAGTGTACCAAATGCTTCACTTTGGGTAGAGGGCGTGTCTGAAGAAGGTTACACGTATTATTGGAATGTGAAAACTAACGAATCTGTATGGGAGGCACCCAAGGAAGGCTATCTATCGTATGCCGAATACCAAAGGATAAACGAATTGGCGGTAAAAAAGCAAGAAATGGAACAAGCCACCGAGGCGAAGAAGTTTCGTGAGAACGTAAACGAAGATGTCGCGCGTTATAATCGCGAACGATTGAAAATGTTTCGTAAACCCGAAACGCCACAGGAGATACAACAAAGGCGCGAAGAAAAACAGGCATACAAAACACAAGAGGAGGCAGCCGCTCAAACAATAGGAGAGTGGCAGGTGGTGGAGCAAGT accTACTCCCGCACCAATAGACTTGGAACTACCCAAGGTTGATAACTACTATGTACCTCCAGTGGTGTCGGAAGTACCCGCCGAGCCGCCGACAAAACGCTTCAAAGAGAAAACTATCAACTCATTGGACCCAACAATTGCAATTAATTTACCCACCTCATTCAAGAAGCGAAAGTTTGCCGCAAAAGCTAATCAGCGTCAACGACTGGACGTCGATTAA